From Argopecten irradians isolate NY chromosome 2, Ai_NY, whole genome shotgun sequence, the proteins below share one genomic window:
- the LOC138314205 gene encoding pituitary tumor-transforming gene 1 protein-interacting protein-like, protein MQCLNILVIGTLVALFAGGSYGRTTDAPTTEAPTTEAPTTSKPSTAPPAPHTTPKPNVQTTAGSNSSTMTPEEECAKNNKNCDDCLKLTKCMWCKSKSVCLLYPTGDILPHSSLCPLDDARWGKCWINFKVLIIVMGCIGGLIVLTITICICYCCCCRKNNSASYAKEEAKVERKKMERKAKSDERRAERKSRTDEIRKKYGLIKEDNPYSRFDA, encoded by the exons ATGCAGTGTTTAAACATATTGGTTATTGGTACTTTGGTGGCTTTGTTTGCTGGGGGTTCATATGGAAGGACGACCGACGCACCGACAACAGAAGCACCGACCACCGAGGCTCCCACTACGTCGAAACCAAGTACTGCCCCACCAGCTCCTCACACCACCCCGAAACCAAATGTACAAACAACAGCTGGATCCAATTCTTCTACCATGACCCCCGAAGAAG AATGTGCCAAGaataataaaaattgtgatGATTGTTTGAAACTGACTAAG TGTATGTGGTGCAAATCTAAGAGTGTCTGTTTGCTGTATCCCACTGGTGACATCCTTCCCCACTCTTCCCTCTGTCCTCTGGATGATGCCCGCTGGGGAAAATGTTGGA TCAATTTCAAAGTGTTGATCATTGTGATGGGCTGTATCGGAGGACTGATCGTCCTCACCATAACTATCTGTATCTGTTACTGCTGCTGCTGCAGGAAAAACAACTCTGCCAG tTATGCCAAAGAGGAAGCAAAGGTTGAAAGAAAAAAGATGGAACGCAAAGCTAAGAGTGACGAAAG GAGGGCGGAAAGAAAGAGCAGAACagatgagatcaggaaaaaaTATG gaCTCATCAAGGAGGACAACCCTTACTCCAGATTTGATGCCTAA
- the LOC138314204 gene encoding uracil-DNA glycosylase-like, with the protein MPPKRKSDVAAKQSNPAKKRKKVKDDDDSQTTAKKAKQTPVTVKKGAPGTLDLSSFLKDEGWKCELRSEFTKDYFKSLEANLAKDYATGTQIFPPKDFIFNAFNVTPFDKVKVVILGQDPYHDDGQAMGMAFSVPPGVKSPPSLKNIYKELTNDKKIKNFKTPDHGDLTAWAKRGVFLLNATLTVEAHKPNSHAKYGWQTFTDQVIRIISEKCSGVVFLLWGNFAHKKESLVDGTKHIVIKTAHPSPLSFKKFENCKCFSLVDEALFKKKQSKMDWSL; encoded by the exons ATGCCTCCTAAACGTAAAAGTGACGTTGCAGCTAAGCAATCTAACCCTGCCAAAAAGCGTAAGAAGGTGAAAGATGATGACGATAGTCAAACAACTGCGAAGAAAGCTAAACAAACCCCAGTGACTGTCAAGAAAGGAGCACCAg GGACATTAGACCTCTCATCATTTCTGAAGGACGAGGGCTGGAAATGTGAACTTAGGAGTGAATTTACAAAAGACTACTTTAAAAGTCTTGAGGCCAACCTAGCAAAAGATTATGCAACAGGGACACAAATTTTCCCTCCAAAAGACTTCATTTTCAATGCTTTTAATGTAACTCCATTTGACAAG GTGAAAGTTGTCATTCTTGGACAGGATCCATACCATGATGATGGTCAG GCCATGGGCATGGCATTCTCTGTACCACCAGGAGTTAAATCACCACCATCACTGAAGAACATATATAAAGAATTGACAAATGATAAGAAAATTAAGAATTTTAAAACCCCTGATCATGGAGATTTGACAGCCTGGGCCAAGAGAGGAGTTTTTCTACTCAATGCTACACTGACAGTAGA AGCCCACAAACCTAACTCACATGCCAAGTATGGCTGGCAGACCTTTACTGATCAAGTTATTCGCATCATTAGCGAGAAATGCTCAGGCGTCGTGTTCCTTCTTTGGGGCAACTTTGCACACAAAAAAGAAAGTTTAGTCGACGGAACAAAACACATTGTCATCAAAACTGCTCACCCTTCACCATTATCCTTTAAAAAATTTGAGAATTGTAAGTGCTTTTCTTTGGTTGACGAGGCCTTGTTTAAgaaaaaacaaagtaaaatgGACTGGTCCCTGTGA